The Campylobacter concisus sequence TTGTAGCTCATACTCGAAGTCGCTAACCGCACGAAGACCCCTGATGACGGTGTTTATGCCGTGCGATTTAGCAAAATCAACAAGCAAGTTATCAAAGCCAAGAACGCTTACGTTTTTTAGCTCACAAACTGCCTCTTTTGCCATCTCTATGCGCTTTTCATGTGCAAACATCGGCTGTTTGCTGTCACTTTTGGCAACTGCGACGATTACCTTGTCAAAAATTTTCGTAGCTCTTATGATAACGTCTAAATGGCCGTTTGTTATGGGGTCAAAGGTCCCTGGATAGATGCAAGATTTTTTCAAATTTGCCACCTTTTGTAAAGATTATTTTCGATTTTTAAGGCATCAAGCCACTTGCCGATGATGAAATTCTCCATATCAGAAAGGCTCTTTATGTCTGCGTAGTAGCCTAAAACTGGGGGTGCGATGATAGCTCCAAGAGATGAGAGCAGCTGCATCTGAGAGAGTGCGATCGCAGAAAATGGCATCTCTCTAACGCCCAAAACTAGGGCTTGTCTCTCTTTTAGCGCGACACTTGCAGCTCTTGTGATGAGTGTGTCGCTTATGCCATTTGCAACTTTTGCTAGAGTGTTGGTAGAGCAGGGCGCTATGATCATAGCATCCGTGCCAAATGAGCCAGAAGCTGGACCTGCGCTAAGGTCTTCATCATCATAAATTTTTACGCCAAGTTCATCTAAATTTAGCCTCAAATTTTCTTCAGCTTCTAAGACCTTCATAGCATTTTTACTAACTATGACGTGCGCCTCGCAACTATCTTTGGCAGCCTTGACAAGCTTTAAAAAGAGTCTAGCTCCGCTTGCTCCAGTGGCTGCAAATACTATCTTTTTCATCTTATCACTGCCTCGTCTTTACCTGAAACTGTGGCCTGTAAAATTTTATTATCTTTTGTTCTTATCTTTATCATATCACCTAAATTTCCATCCTCAAGTGCCTTTACTTCAGCTATTATCTTAACGCCATCCTCGCTCAAAACTGCATTTAGCATTTGACCTTTTTTGACTAAATTTATGGCGTTAAACTGACGCTTGGTTAAAATTTCACCGCTTTTTATATGCACTTTTGTTATAAGAGCTAAGCTATTTGAGTTAGAAAGTGCATCTTTTGGCCATTTGCCAAACTCAATCATCGTTGGCTGATAGTCAAGTAGGCTTAAAATATGGTTTGTATTTATTGAATTTATTGCTATGAAGGCTGGCATTTTAGCATTAAAGCTAAATTTAAAATAGATACTTTTTAGACTCAGATCAACATCCTCAAATGATGCTCTAAATGTACCTTTTTGACTATTTTGATCACCTAAAAAGATATTTTTTAGGACGAGTTCTTTGAAATTTACTGGAATCTTATTTTGTGGGCTGATGCTAAGATCGCTTATGCTGATACCAGGATATTCATCGCTAATTGATCTTAAAAATTGCATTTGAATCTCATCCATAATAGAGCAGTTTTTCACAAAAGCAACGCTTCCACCGCTTTTGTCATTATATGTTTTAAAATTTGCTGTTAGAATTTCATAGAGTCTTTTGCTATCTATCTTGGCAGCTCTTTTGCCCTCTAAGTTTAAAATTTCATTGTCTTCGCCTTCAAAGCCAAAAGTACTAAGTGA is a genomic window containing:
- the coaD gene encoding pantetheine-phosphate adenylyltransferase; protein product: MKKSCIYPGTFDPITNGHLDVIIRATKIFDKVIVAVAKSDSKQPMFAHEKRIEMAKEAVCELKNVSVLGFDNLLVDFAKSHGINTVIRGLRAVSDFEYELQIGYANAALWDEFETVYLMPSLNNAFISSSIVRSVLRHDGDVSNLVPAKILKNLKA
- a CDS encoding UbiX family flavin prenyltransferase, producing the protein MKKIVFAATGASGARLFLKLVKAAKDSCEAHVIVSKNAMKVLEAEENLRLNLDELGVKIYDDEDLSAGPASGSFGTDAMIIAPCSTNTLAKVANGISDTLITRAASVALKERQALVLGVREMPFSAIALSQMQLLSSLGAIIAPPVLGYYADIKSLSDMENFIIGKWLDALKIENNLYKRWQI
- the flgA gene encoding flagellar basal body P-ring formation chaperone FlgA, whose translation is MYCVLNDQISLSTFGFEGEDNEILNLEGKRAAKIDSKRLYEILTANFKTYNDKSGGSVAFVKNCSIMDEIQMQFLRSISDEYPGISISDLSISPQNKIPVNFKELVLKNIFLGDQNSQKGTFRASFEDVDLSLKSIYFKFSFNAKMPAFIAINSINTNHILSLLDYQPTMIEFGKWPKDALSNSNSLALITKVHIKSGEILTKRQFNAINLVKKGQMLNAVLSEDGVKIIAEVKALEDGNLGDMIKIRTKDNKILQATVSGKDEAVIR